A stretch of the Paenibacillus dendritiformis genome encodes the following:
- a CDS encoding phosphatase PAP2 family protein produces the protein MILKSSWVRYKPLLWMLAIPVLNIFYGIQNRPGPRTYSLSIGWDDRIPFVPAFIIPYISWYPFIVLTLFFLFRRRPSVYYRTLLALCLGLVLCYLTYYFFQTVVARPAIEGTGLLDTMVKIIYWTDRPYNCFPSIHVLTSCLMYRSSFVFRPRTRYFVRFTAVVIILSTLFVKQHVIADLFAGWFVAVFTYWMAGIILASAANYRELLKKRRQEQS, from the coding sequence ATGATACTGAAGTCGTCTTGGGTCCGATACAAGCCATTGCTCTGGATGCTGGCCATCCCCGTGTTGAACATTTTCTATGGAATACAGAACCGGCCCGGGCCTCGCACGTACTCGCTGTCTATCGGCTGGGATGACCGCATTCCTTTCGTGCCGGCATTCATCATTCCCTATATCAGCTGGTATCCCTTTATCGTGCTGACGCTATTTTTCCTGTTCCGCCGACGGCCCTCGGTCTATTATCGAACGCTGCTGGCGCTCTGTCTTGGCCTTGTCCTTTGCTATTTAACCTACTATTTCTTCCAGACCGTGGTAGCGCGTCCGGCCATTGAAGGCACAGGATTGCTCGATACGATGGTCAAAATCATCTATTGGACGGATAGGCCATACAACTGCTTCCCCAGCATCCATGTCCTGACGAGCTGTCTTATGTACCGAAGCTCATTTGTGTTCCGGCCGAGGACGCGTTATTTTGTCCGCTTCACCGCCGTGGTCATTATTTTGTCCACGCTTTTTGTGAAGCAGCATGTGATCGCCGATCTGTTCGCCGGCTGGTTCGTCGCCGTTTTCACCTACTGGATGGCGGGGATCATCCTCGCTTCGGCGGCGAATTACCGGGAATTACTCAAAAAAAGGAGACAAGAGCAATCATGA
- a CDS encoding LrgB family protein: MTDIIWSHQPLFGIAATIVVYALARLVQSRVSWVHPILFCSVVLIGFLWIGGIPLTDYQMGADMLSLLLGPATVALGVPIYKHRHIVKRQFKAIVLSITCGSLVGVVSVAALMVSLDGARDVVLSMLPKSVSSPIAVEISRTLGGMPELSAVFTVFTGVIGSMFGMLFLRRTGIKDNVSLGLAMGTAAHGFGTSRSLAESEMQGTFSGLAMGLAGLITSVLFIPLYLFL, translated from the coding sequence ATGACCGATATCATCTGGTCGCATCAACCGTTGTTCGGCATTGCCGCCACCATCGTCGTCTATGCGCTGGCCCGGCTGGTCCAATCCCGGGTATCCTGGGTGCATCCGATTCTGTTCTGTTCCGTCGTCCTGATCGGCTTCCTCTGGATTGGCGGCATTCCGCTGACGGATTATCAGATGGGCGCCGATATGCTGTCGCTTCTTCTCGGGCCGGCCACGGTAGCGCTGGGGGTTCCGATCTATAAGCATCGGCATATCGTGAAGCGGCAGTTCAAGGCCATCGTTCTCTCGATTACATGCGGCTCACTCGTCGGCGTCGTTAGCGTGGCGGCGCTGATGGTCAGTCTCGATGGGGCGCGCGATGTCGTGCTGAGCATGCTGCCGAAGTCGGTAAGCTCTCCGATCGCCGTGGAGATCTCGCGCACGCTCGGCGGGATGCCCGAGCTCTCTGCCGTCTTCACCGTCTTCACGGGCGTCATCGGAAGCATGTTCGGGATGCTGTTCCTCCGGCGGACGGGAATCAAGGACAATGTCTCGCTTGGCTTGGCGATGGGAACGGCCGCGCATGGCTTCGGAACCTCGCGCAGCCTCGCCGAATCGGAGATGCAGGGCACGTTCAGCGGCCTGGCGATGGGCCTCGCCGGTCTCATTACATCGGTGCTGTTCATTCCGCTCTATTTATTTTTGTAA
- a CDS encoding VOC family protein, whose protein sequence is MQKITTFLMFEGQAEEAMNFYTSLFSDGEIVSLVRQDGNGGGQEGKVLHAVFALNGQTFMCIDSSLKHEFTFTPSMSLFVNCESEEEVDELYAKLSEGGQELMKLGPSPFSKKFGWVNDKFGVSWQFNLANNSK, encoded by the coding sequence ATGCAAAAAATTACGACTTTTCTTATGTTCGAGGGACAAGCTGAAGAGGCAATGAATTTCTACACCTCGTTGTTTTCAGATGGAGAGATTGTAAGTCTCGTTCGCCAAGACGGCAACGGGGGAGGCCAGGAAGGGAAAGTGCTGCACGCGGTCTTTGCGCTGAACGGGCAGACGTTCATGTGCATTGACAGCAGCCTGAAGCATGAGTTCACCTTTACGCCATCGATGTCGCTGTTCGTGAACTGCGAGAGCGAAGAGGAAGTCGATGAGCTGTATGCCAAGCTGTCGGAAGGCGGGCAAGAGCTGATGAAGTTGGGTCCTTCCCCGTTCAGCAAGAAATTCGGTTGGGTAAATGACAAATTCGGCGTCTCCTGGCAGTTTAACTTGGCCAACAACAGTAAATGA
- a CDS encoding VOC family protein produces the protein MVTISRYGDVRNNVESSIAEEDCDKLIHGEFIVGGQTLYCADSAGDGQLEEKHRVQLTIACGSEEEMNRLYERLSAGGRILMPLQMTFWQSKFAVVADRFGICWQLDLPQSASS, from the coding sequence ATCGTCACGATTAGCCGCTATGGCGACGTCAGGAACAATGTCGAGTCGAGCATCGCGGAGGAGGACTGCGATAAGCTCATTCACGGGGAATTTATCGTCGGCGGCCAGACGCTCTATTGTGCCGACAGTGCGGGAGACGGGCAGCTTGAGGAGAAGCATCGCGTCCAACTGACGATTGCTTGCGGCAGCGAGGAGGAAATGAACCGGCTCTACGAGAGGTTGTCCGCAGGAGGGCGTATTCTGATGCCATTGCAGATGACGTTCTGGCAATCGAAGTTTGCGGTGGTCGCGGATCGATTCGGCATTTGCTGGCAGCTGGACTTGCCGCAGTCTGCTTCCTCTTGA
- a CDS encoding phosphotransferase: protein MPGRLSYGCWRTRWSAVFATGYIHGDLGAWNLLRRKGRIYIIDFGEARLGDRHFDAAAALVSTASDNASVEETVTRLENFRRGYEGNAQTE from the coding sequence ATTCCGGGGAGGCTATCATACGGCTGCTGGAGGACTCGGTGGAGTGCTGTCTTCGCTACCGGTTATATCCATGGCGATCTGGGGGCGTGGAACCTGCTTCGGCGAAAGGGACGAATCTATATCATCGATTTCGGCGAGGCGCGGCTGGGCGACCGCCACTTCGATGCGGCCGCGGCGCTTGTGTCGACGGCTTCGGACAATGCGAGCGTAGAGGAGACGGTCACCCGGTTGGAAAACTTCCGCCGAGGATATGAAGGGAACGCCCAAACCGAATGA
- a CDS encoding DedA family protein: MFFALWLGIVGMPVPDEVIVMTGGAVSGMNILLPLPAFVLTYLGVVSGLSVGFMIGRGIGVPILDRLRRRSRMDRYLEASESLIRKYGSLAICLSYFLPVVRHVVPYLAGVNKMTFRRYALYAYSAGFVWTLLFFSMGRALGSRVEAVGELLYRYGLYAAALIIIAGGAYRVIRHARNKRLSEPGG; this comes from the coding sequence TTGTTCTTCGCCCTATGGCTCGGCATCGTCGGGATGCCGGTTCCCGACGAAGTAATCGTCATGACGGGCGGAGCCGTCTCGGGAATGAATATTTTGCTCCCGCTGCCGGCCTTCGTCCTGACCTATCTCGGCGTCGTGTCCGGCTTGTCGGTGGGGTTCATGATCGGGAGAGGCATCGGCGTCCCGATTCTGGATCGGCTCCGGCGCAGAAGCCGGATGGATCGTTATCTTGAGGCATCCGAAAGCTTGATTCGGAAATACGGCAGCCTCGCGATCTGCCTCAGTTATTTTCTGCCCGTCGTCCGGCATGTCGTCCCGTACCTGGCCGGCGTGAACAAGATGACATTCAGGCGTTACGCCCTGTATGCCTATTCGGCCGGCTTCGTATGGACCTTGCTGTTCTTCAGCATGGGGCGGGCATTGGGGAGCCGGGTGGAAGCCGTCGGAGAACTGCTGTACCGGTACGGCCTCTATGCCGCGGCCTTGATCATCATTGCAGGGGGGGCGTATAGGGTGATAAGGCATGCCCGGAACAAAAGGTTAAGTGAGCCGGGCGGTTAA
- a CDS encoding flippase-like domain-containing protein, with protein sequence MNSIKLRAQALLRNKRLMHILKIVFPITVIVFVIFQGQKELAHFSIKKSLHAIRLLSGDYFTGLIVAGGLAVSCMYFYDVLLLRSIRVPFRWGKVFRVSWIANTFNGIFGFGGIAGVGVRTILYRESAGEVGRLLLAIAWMAPSMISGLSILGILVMFGVFPAFNLLAVKGWLWITLIGVALFFPAYILFSQWKGRRHANAKITLGYTIVSFAEWLAAGSVAYLILYLLGSDVTYPEVIGVFTVSAIAGLISMVPGGFGTFDITYLIGLQAIGVADSTVFTALLLYRIVYYFIPFALGLIFAAFEFGGVAVKRFEDHPTIGSYIETGSIIWFIQRSLWNSLSSWSVVILMFMTSLFLSLYTLTVPEWERSAFLLPLIYGDHGDFYPLVNGIVLGASILMMLMLKGLFERTIRAYFVTLLSLGLCTVLTFLLGTTIRHTLWLAGMILVLVMLRSQFNRYRYPLTKGTIIVTGILMTLFLLSYALVGYLLGEIHLEPAYASVTLSYAQFTTTLLTGLVTALLLYSISYVAFERHLREPLGRAWIPEDDALLQGPNGWLYRRLPGKRVFHAITGKLPLPFLVRNRRAILFGCPPSRRHPEAMQLSLTELYEQADRYGLDIVFLQAGVEEMPMLHDFGNDFFKMGESARLDIPAGRISLPHAQHELLPLPLDAQRLRELTHVVQHQYQAVPHGYLASLRRLLSTEDPDLRLLLLHGEPDRCIGYAVYRIHPAGKAMIVEDIRIRFSLARPEHEEPLAQLRELLLRQGQRHHCDRLVSGLVPLSHVETNRAPRLWSERAATAIFRRVRDLYPLSQQRSLWEAFGPVVWDPQYIAFLKQRQMNWTIWRLARSLSQVRKGTRGGRT encoded by the coding sequence ATGAATTCGATCAAGCTGCGCGCTCAAGCCTTGCTGCGGAACAAAAGGCTGATGCATATTCTAAAAATTGTGTTCCCGATCACCGTTATTGTTTTTGTCATTTTCCAGGGCCAGAAGGAATTGGCTCATTTCTCGATCAAAAAGTCGCTGCATGCGATCCGTTTGTTGTCCGGGGATTATTTTACGGGGTTAATTGTTGCCGGCGGCCTGGCCGTATCCTGCATGTATTTCTATGATGTCCTGCTGCTTCGTTCCATCCGGGTGCCGTTCCGCTGGGGGAAAGTATTCCGCGTCTCCTGGATCGCCAACACGTTCAACGGGATTTTCGGCTTCGGCGGCATTGCCGGAGTCGGCGTGCGGACGATTCTCTATCGCGAGTCGGCAGGAGAAGTGGGTCGCCTGCTGCTGGCGATCGCCTGGATGGCTCCGTCGATGATTAGCGGATTGTCGATTCTTGGCATTCTGGTGATGTTCGGCGTCTTTCCCGCATTCAATCTGCTCGCCGTCAAAGGATGGCTCTGGATCACGTTAATCGGGGTGGCGCTGTTCTTCCCGGCGTATATTCTGTTCTCCCAATGGAAGGGGCGGCGGCACGCCAATGCGAAGATTACATTGGGTTATACGATTGTCTCCTTCGCCGAGTGGCTGGCGGCGGGATCTGTCGCCTATCTGATCCTGTATCTGCTGGGCAGCGACGTCACGTACCCCGAGGTGATCGGCGTGTTCACCGTCAGCGCGATCGCCGGGCTGATCAGCATGGTTCCCGGCGGCTTCGGGACGTTCGATATTACATATCTCATCGGGCTGCAGGCGATTGGCGTGGCCGACAGCACTGTCTTCACGGCCTTGCTGCTGTACCGGATTGTTTATTATTTCATCCCGTTTGCCTTGGGACTTATCTTCGCCGCCTTCGAGTTCGGGGGAGTCGCCGTGAAGCGATTCGAGGATCATCCGACGATCGGCTCCTACATAGAGACCGGAAGCATCATTTGGTTCATTCAGCGCTCGCTGTGGAATTCGCTGTCCTCCTGGTCGGTCGTTATTTTGATGTTCATGACCTCTTTATTCCTGTCCCTCTACACGCTGACCGTGCCGGAATGGGAGCGGAGCGCGTTCCTGCTGCCGCTCATCTACGGCGATCACGGCGATTTCTACCCGCTGGTGAACGGAATCGTGCTGGGAGCGAGCATTTTGATGATGCTTATGCTCAAGGGGCTGTTCGAACGGACAATCCGGGCTTATTTCGTGACTTTGCTGTCGCTCGGCCTATGCACGGTCCTGACGTTCCTGCTCGGGACGACGATTCGCCATACGCTGTGGCTGGCCGGGATGATCCTTGTTCTCGTGATGCTGCGCTCGCAGTTCAATCGTTACCGCTACCCGCTCACGAAGGGGACCATCATCGTCACCGGCATTCTGATGACCCTGTTCCTGCTCAGCTACGCGCTGGTAGGTTATCTGCTCGGCGAGATCCATCTCGAGCCGGCGTATGCAAGCGTGACTTTGAGCTACGCTCAATTTACGACGACGCTGTTGACGGGGCTGGTGACCGCACTGCTCCTGTATTCGATCTCTTACGTCGCCTTCGAGCGCCATCTGCGGGAACCGCTCGGCCGAGCCTGGATTCCGGAGGATGATGCGCTCCTTCAGGGGCCCAATGGGTGGCTGTACCGCCGCTTGCCCGGGAAGCGGGTCTTCCATGCCATCACCGGGAAGCTGCCGCTTCCGTTCCTCGTCCGGAACCGGAGAGCGATTCTGTTCGGATGTCCGCCGTCCCGGCGCCATCCGGAAGCGATGCAGCTCTCGCTGACCGAACTGTACGAGCAGGCGGATCGCTACGGCCTGGATATCGTGTTCCTGCAGGCCGGCGTGGAGGAGATGCCGATGCTGCATGATTTTGGCAATGATTTTTTCAAAATGGGGGAGAGCGCGCGCCTCGATATTCCTGCCGGCCGCATCAGCCTGCCCCATGCGCAGCATGAGCTGCTGCCGCTGCCGCTTGATGCGCAGCGCCTCCGGGAGCTGACGCATGTCGTCCAGCATCAGTACCAGGCGGTGCCCCATGGGTATCTGGCCTCGCTTCGCCGCCTGCTGTCGACCGAGGATCCGGATTTGCGGCTGCTCCTGCTGCACGGAGAACCGGATCGCTGCATCGGATACGCTGTCTACCGCATTCATCCTGCCGGGAAGGCGATGATCGTGGAGGATATCCGTATCCGATTCAGTCTAGCGCGGCCCGAGCATGAGGAGCCGCTCGCCCAACTCCGCGAGCTGCTGCTGCGGCAGGGACAGCGCCATCACTGCGACCGGCTCGTATCCGGCCTCGTGCCGCTGTCCCATGTGGAGACGAACCGGGCTCCGCGCCTCTGGTCCGAGCGGGCCGCGACCGCGATATTCCGCCGCGTTCGCGATCTGTACCCGTTGTCTCAGCAGCGCTCCTTATGGGAAGCGTTCGGGCCGGTCGTATGGGATCCGCAATATATCGCTTTCCTGAAGCAGCGGCAGATGAACTGGACGATATGGCGCCTCGCACGATCGTTGAGCCAGGTGCGCAAGGGAACGCGCGGCGGCAGGACATGA
- a CDS encoding tyrosine-type recombinase/integrase: MNLTRHELNALYEEPLEGFRLWMANAGYTEYTQRNYIGDVRQFLRTLNGKPVEEVTKMQVLAFFAQVKASGVSDATRNRKHCALTSFYRALNELEWTSVNPALGVKKSKTEMNRAPVYLEPEQLQTVLTHARGKYYNRNLAILMLMAYAGLRVGEVHRLNVADYHPERQTLEVLGKGRKWRTVPLPAAVAEQLRLALLERLTPWRAGEDALFISQKGRRLSIRNIQYIAEQAFEGLAAEEGVITPGRGRSYSCHKLRHSFATLLLRSGADIRTVQDMLGHASIQTTTVYTHVSDKQKQEAVERLLPYIRMKGAEFEHDGNNGKGTER, from the coding sequence ATGAATCTGACCCGTCATGAACTGAACGCGCTGTATGAGGAGCCGCTGGAAGGGTTCCGTTTATGGATGGCGAACGCAGGGTACACCGAATATACGCAGCGCAATTACATAGGCGATGTGAGACAGTTCCTGCGCACGCTGAACGGCAAGCCCGTCGAGGAAGTGACGAAGATGCAGGTGCTGGCCTTTTTCGCGCAAGTCAAGGCTTCCGGCGTCAGCGATGCGACCCGGAACCGCAAGCATTGCGCGCTGACCAGCTTCTACCGGGCGCTGAACGAGCTGGAATGGACAAGCGTCAACCCCGCGCTGGGCGTGAAGAAGTCGAAGACGGAGATGAACCGGGCCCCCGTCTATTTGGAGCCGGAGCAGCTGCAGACGGTGCTGACGCACGCAAGGGGCAAATATTATAACCGGAATCTCGCGATTTTAATGCTGATGGCCTATGCCGGCCTCCGGGTAGGGGAGGTGCATCGGCTGAATGTGGCGGATTACCATCCGGAGCGGCAGACGCTGGAGGTGCTCGGAAAAGGTCGCAAATGGCGGACCGTTCCGCTTCCGGCTGCGGTCGCGGAGCAGCTCCGACTCGCCCTGTTAGAACGGTTGACGCCGTGGCGAGCGGGCGAGGATGCGCTGTTCATCTCGCAAAAAGGCCGCCGGTTGTCCATACGGAACATTCAATATATCGCGGAGCAGGCGTTCGAAGGACTGGCAGCGGAAGAGGGCGTCATAACACCAGGGCGGGGGCGTTCCTACTCCTGTCACAAGCTGCGCCACTCGTTCGCGACCCTGCTGCTCCGAAGCGGCGCGGATATCCGCACCGTGCAGGATATGCTTGGACATGCCTCCATTCAGACGACAACGGTCTATACGCATGTCTCCGACAAGCAGAAGCAGGAAGCGGTCGAGCGATTGCTTCCTTATATAAGAATGAAGGGAGCGGAATTCGAGCATGATGGAAATAACGGAAAAGGAACAGAGCGATGA
- a CDS encoding formyltransferase family protein yields MISKSVVLLCKENIWSSHAIDLAKCFFGESLTVFRGNFGDDFPIDLRTNHHNIIISFLSPWIIPEDILEKSEIAINFHPGTRNYPGYGCYNFALYEESRIYGCVCHHMGKKVDTGKIIFEETFKLNENETVESLKLRTMVTMLSLFHRTISMIAEERPLPIADINWSRRPFTRKELLELCEINMDMELDEIKKRIRAVTYPGYPGAELKIGGIKFVSEVPDRKPLA; encoded by the coding sequence ATGATATCTAAGAGTGTGGTTTTATTATGCAAAGAGAATATTTGGAGTTCTCACGCAATTGATTTAGCGAAATGTTTCTTTGGAGAATCTTTAACAGTTTTTCGTGGTAATTTTGGTGATGACTTCCCGATTGATTTAAGGACTAATCATCATAATATTATAATTTCTTTTCTGTCGCCCTGGATTATACCTGAAGATATATTAGAGAAAAGTGAAATCGCCATAAATTTCCATCCAGGCACTCGAAATTATCCTGGTTATGGTTGTTATAATTTTGCTCTTTACGAAGAATCGAGAATTTACGGATGCGTTTGTCATCATATGGGTAAGAAAGTCGATACAGGGAAAATAATCTTTGAAGAAACTTTTAAATTAAATGAGAATGAGACAGTTGAATCTTTAAAATTGAGGACAATGGTGACAATGTTATCATTATTTCATCGAACCATTTCGATGATAGCGGAAGAGAGACCACTTCCAATAGCAGATATAAATTGGAGCCGCAGGCCATTTACTCGAAAGGAATTACTAGAACTATGTGAAATTAATATGGATATGGAGCTCGATGAGATTAAAAAAAGGATTCGAGCGGTAACATATCCGGGTTATCCTGGAGCTGAGTTAAAGATAGGCGGGATAAAGTTTGTGTCAGAGGTTCCCGATAGAAAACCTTTGGCATGA
- a CDS encoding thiol-disulfide oxidoreductase DCC family protein — MPQRKQLEVYYDEWCPLCAGIRRRLERWDWLHALRFRSIRDGEAISDMAARGILPDALEARMHVRRTGTGEIDSGIAAVLRLCSRVPLLMGLCPAVWLTIKLGFGERVYDWIASRRMIVPAGGCLEDGCNWERGSSS; from the coding sequence ATGCCCCAACGGAAGCAGCTTGAAGTATACTACGATGAATGGTGTCCGCTGTGCGCCGGAATCCGGCGCCGCCTCGAACGATGGGATTGGCTTCATGCGCTCCGGTTCCGTTCGATCCGCGATGGCGAGGCCATATCTGATATGGCAGCGAGGGGAATCTTGCCGGATGCGTTGGAAGCGCGGATGCATGTCCGACGCACCGGAACCGGGGAGATTGATTCGGGAATCGCCGCCGTGCTCCGGCTGTGCTCCCGGGTGCCGCTGCTAATGGGATTATGTCCTGCGGTCTGGCTGACCATCAAGCTTGGCTTCGGCGAGCGAGTGTACGATTGGATCGCGTCCCGGAGGATGATCGTGCCTGCGGGCGGGTGCCTGGAGGACGGCTGTAATTGGGAGAGAGGGTCATCCTCCTGA
- a CDS encoding nitric oxide synthase oxygenase: MTETRTREEKLIEAAASFIARCYHELGKDAAAAKRRMSEIEREVASRGTYAHTFEELEHGAKMAWRNSNRCIGRLFWPSLQVIDEREASTAAEVLQALRRHIAFATNGGKIRPTVTVFRADEPGSEPIRIWNHQLIRYAGYDKDGRRWGDPHSLRFTRICESLGWQGAGTPFDILPLVVQAGSEPPQWVELAPEEVLEVPLTHPEYGWFAELGLRWYAVPIIADMRLEIGGIDYKAAPFNGWYMGTEIGARNLADEQRYQQLPVIAARMGLNTASNATLWKDRALVELNAAVLHSFKEAGVSIVDHHTAAQQFKRFEQQEAEADRPLTGDWSWLIPPMSPAATHIFHQTYSNEQISPLFDYQTAPY; this comes from the coding sequence ATGACGGAAACGCGAACAAGGGAAGAGAAACTTATCGAGGCGGCGGCCAGCTTCATCGCGCGCTGCTACCACGAGCTCGGCAAGGATGCGGCCGCGGCGAAGCGGCGAATGAGCGAGATTGAGCGGGAGGTCGCCTCCCGGGGCACCTATGCGCATACCTTCGAGGAATTGGAGCATGGCGCCAAAATGGCGTGGCGCAACAGCAACCGCTGCATCGGCCGCTTATTCTGGCCGTCCCTGCAGGTCATCGACGAACGGGAAGCGTCCACGGCCGCTGAAGTGCTGCAAGCGCTGCGCAGGCATATCGCCTTCGCGACCAATGGCGGCAAGATCCGGCCGACGGTGACAGTCTTCCGGGCGGACGAGCCCGGCAGCGAGCCGATTCGGATCTGGAACCACCAGCTGATCCGCTATGCAGGCTATGACAAAGACGGCCGCCGCTGGGGCGATCCGCATTCGCTCCGCTTCACCCGCATCTGCGAATCGCTGGGCTGGCAGGGCGCGGGGACCCCGTTCGACATTCTGCCCCTGGTCGTTCAGGCCGGCAGCGAGCCGCCGCAATGGGTGGAGCTGGCGCCGGAGGAAGTGCTGGAGGTCCCGCTGACGCATCCGGAATACGGCTGGTTCGCAGAGCTCGGTCTCCGCTGGTATGCGGTCCCGATCATTGCGGATATGCGGCTCGAGATCGGGGGAATTGACTACAAAGCGGCTCCGTTCAACGGCTGGTACATGGGCACGGAGATCGGCGCCCGCAATCTGGCGGATGAGCAGCGCTATCAACAACTGCCTGTCATCGCGGCGCGCATGGGACTGAACACCGCTTCCAATGCGACCCTGTGGAAAGATCGGGCCTTGGTCGAGCTGAACGCGGCCGTCCTGCACTCTTTCAAGGAAGCCGGCGTCAGCATCGTCGATCATCATACTGCGGCTCAGCAGTTCAAGCGCTTCGAGCAGCAGGAGGCGGAAGCGGACCGTCCCCTGACCGGCGATTGGTCATGGCTGATACCGCCGATGTCGCCTGCGGCAACGCATATTTTCCACCAAACCTACAGCAACGAACAAATATCTCCCCTCTTCGACTATCAGACGGCGCCCTATTGA
- a CDS encoding superoxide dismutase family protein → MKKLAFVCMLASALLISACGSQAASAEEKAPSAAVNIINGKGEQIGTAKLVQIGDKVQITLQAHRLPPGPHGFHFHETGRCEGPDFKTAGAHFNPTHKQHGFNNPKGYHAGDLPNIEVGADGKVQVTMSTTAVTLVQGKPNSLIRPGGTSLIIHEKADDYVTDPAGNSGDRIACGAIN, encoded by the coding sequence ATGAAAAAACTTGCGTTTGTATGTATGCTGGCAAGCGCTCTGCTCATCAGCGCATGCGGCTCCCAAGCGGCATCCGCCGAAGAAAAGGCGCCATCGGCCGCTGTCAACATAATTAACGGCAAAGGCGAGCAAATCGGTACGGCCAAGCTAGTCCAGATTGGAGACAAGGTGCAGATTACGCTCCAGGCCCACCGTCTGCCTCCAGGGCCCCATGGCTTCCATTTCCATGAGACGGGCCGATGCGAAGGGCCGGATTTCAAGACCGCGGGAGCTCATTTCAACCCTACGCACAAGCAGCATGGCTTCAATAACCCGAAAGGATACCACGCCGGCGACCTGCCGAACATCGAGGTCGGCGCGGACGGCAAGGTTCAAGTGACGATGTCGACGACGGCTGTTACGCTTGTGCAAGGCAAGCCCAACTCGCTTATCCGTCCCGGCGGCACATCCCTGATCATCCATGAGAAAGCGGATGATTATGTTACCGATCCTGCCGGCAATTCAGGCGATCGCATCGCCTGCGGAGCGATTAATTAA
- a CDS encoding CidA/LrgA family protein, translating into MLGFAILLGFHLVGTGLHALLHLPLPGNVIGLILFLISLGFGWVKLEWVEQSAQFLLDHMLLFFIPYVVGVIAFLPVLESHGWSIAAGIVGSTLLVLWVTGFTAAKLQKPARQDVRANGKGETA; encoded by the coding sequence ATGCTTGGATTTGCGATTTTGCTTGGTTTTCATCTTGTGGGGACCGGATTGCATGCGCTGCTTCATCTGCCGCTTCCGGGGAACGTCATTGGTCTCATCTTATTTTTGATCTCGCTCGGCTTCGGCTGGGTGAAGCTCGAATGGGTGGAGCAGTCGGCCCAGTTCCTGCTTGATCATATGCTCTTATTCTTCATACCTTACGTCGTGGGCGTCATCGCTTTCCTTCCGGTGCTCGAATCGCATGGATGGAGCATTGCCGCAGGGATCGTCGGCAGCACGCTGCTCGTCCTGTGGGTGACCGGCTTCACCGCCGCGAAGCTGCAGAAGCCCGCCCGCCAGGACGTTCGAGCGAACGGGAAGGGGGAGACGGCATGA
- a CDS encoding AbrB/MazE/SpoVT family DNA-binding domain-containing protein produces MKDTGMIRSLDSLGRIVIPVEIRNARNIEIGDAVEFFVLDDHILVLRKYTSTECTFCRSMESVTYYKDQFICSSCLKELAGAQDMAPIAPQPQAKKRAKTSELIQRLREAFEEYPGASQKELAKILGVSQGRISQLKKEM; encoded by the coding sequence ATGAAGGACACGGGTATGATTCGTAGCTTAGATAGCCTTGGCCGCATTGTTATTCCGGTTGAAATTCGCAATGCCCGCAACATTGAGATTGGAGATGCAGTGGAGTTTTTTGTGCTGGATGATCATATTCTTGTGCTGCGGAAATATACTTCGACGGAATGCACTTTCTGCCGGAGTATGGAAAGTGTGACTTACTACAAGGATCAATTCATTTGCTCTTCCTGCCTGAAGGAACTCGCCGGAGCCCAAGACATGGCACCTATTGCCCCTCAGCCCCAGGCCAAGAAGCGAGCCAAAACGTCCGAACTGATCCAGCGTCTCCGGGAAGCATTCGAAGAGTATCCTGGAGCAAGCCAGAAGGAACTCGCCAAAATCCTCGGCGTAAGCCAAGGGAGAATCAGCCAATTAAAAAAGGAAATGTAA